Proteins co-encoded in one Planctomycetota bacterium genomic window:
- a CDS encoding HAD hydrolase family protein, whose translation MPPDPATPRAAPRAFDAIVCDIDGCLAPESSAPLDAPALARLAEHNVRAQREADRPVLSLCSGRPGAFVECLCRLLSNTSVPCVAEMGVWLFDPRVGRFEMDPGITPAHVGAVREATAWVERELVPRGVMIQPGKSASLSLWHADREWLFAQKARLAEVFAREGWPLRVSSTVAWVNCDLAHVNKDTGIARAVAGAGLTKARLAGIGDTLGDLAIRESVGWFACPANAAPELKARADYVSPHAEIEGVLDILTHLPRG comes from the coding sequence GTGCCACCCGACCCCGCCACACCCCGCGCCGCACCCCGCGCCTTCGACGCCATCGTCTGCGACATCGACGGCTGCCTGGCGCCCGAGAGCAGCGCTCCGCTCGATGCGCCCGCGCTGGCGCGCCTCGCGGAGCACAACGTCCGGGCCCAGCGCGAGGCCGACCGCCCGGTGCTGTCGCTCTGCTCCGGGCGCCCCGGGGCGTTTGTCGAGTGCCTGTGCCGCCTGCTGAGCAACACGAGCGTGCCGTGCGTGGCCGAGATGGGCGTCTGGCTGTTCGACCCGCGGGTTGGGCGCTTCGAGATGGACCCGGGCATCACGCCCGCGCACGTGGGCGCCGTCCGCGAGGCCACGGCCTGGGTCGAGCGCGAACTGGTGCCCCGCGGCGTGATGATCCAGCCGGGCAAGAGCGCGTCGCTCTCGCTGTGGCACGCCGATCGGGAGTGGCTGTTCGCGCAGAAGGCCCGCCTCGCCGAGGTCTTTGCGCGCGAGGGGTGGCCCCTGCGGGTCTCGAGCACGGTCGCGTGGGTCAACTGCGACCTGGCGCACGTGAACAAGGACACGGGGATCGCGCGGGCGGTGGCGGGCGCGGGCCTTACGAAGGCGCGCCTGGCGGGGATCGGCGACACGCTGGGCGACCTGGCGATCCGCGAGAGCGTCGGGTGGTTCGCGTGCCCGGCGAACGCGGCCCCGGAACTGAAGGCCCGGGCCGATTACGTCTCGCCGCACGCGGAGATCGAGGGCGTACTCGACATACTCACGCACCTGCCGCGGGGCTGA
- a CDS encoding ABC transporter permease: MIRIAIRMLLGQTARWLGVVLGILLCTFLITHMLSMFSGMMRRSYALVSDIPEAEVWVMDPAVEYVDEPAGMPSTALSRVRGVQGVAWAVPLYTGSLRVRLPSGALRPVLLIGVDDATLIGAPRNLVAGSLDALRATDSVIMDSSSAQGLMRMPVEAPARAVGWNMPDLSLPTRPLRVGDEMVVNDHRLVVAGIAELTPRFLAKPVMYTTYSRAEFVTPRQRNLLSFVLVRAAPGSTPAQVADRIQRTTGLRARTSAQFADDTYWYYVRTTGVVARIALMIGIAVVVGISVSSLLLYLFTVDNARYYVTFKALGAGTATILRMVAAQALVSGFIGFGLGVGASSLLGSSVSVEAMPYALTHFTMLFAGSIVLLVCVVSALLSAMKVLQLDIGTVFKS; the protein is encoded by the coding sequence ATGATCCGCATCGCCATCCGGATGCTGCTGGGCCAGACGGCGCGGTGGCTGGGCGTGGTGCTCGGGATCCTGCTCTGCACGTTCCTCATCACGCACATGCTCTCGATGTTCTCGGGGATGATGCGTCGCAGCTACGCGCTGGTGAGCGACATTCCCGAGGCCGAGGTCTGGGTGATGGATCCGGCGGTGGAGTACGTGGACGAGCCCGCGGGCATGCCCTCGACCGCGCTGTCGCGCGTGCGCGGGGTGCAGGGGGTCGCGTGGGCCGTCCCGCTCTACACGGGGAGCCTGCGCGTGCGTCTTCCCAGCGGGGCGCTGCGCCCGGTGCTGCTGATCGGCGTGGACGACGCGACGCTGATCGGTGCGCCGAGGAACCTGGTGGCGGGGAGCCTCGACGCGCTGCGCGCCACGGACAGCGTGATCATGGACTCGTCCTCGGCGCAGGGGCTGATGCGGATGCCGGTGGAGGCCCCCGCCCGCGCGGTCGGCTGGAACATGCCGGACCTCTCGCTCCCCACGCGTCCGCTGCGCGTGGGCGACGAGATGGTGGTGAACGACCATCGCCTGGTGGTGGCGGGGATCGCCGAGCTGACGCCGCGGTTCCTCGCCAAGCCGGTGATGTACACCACCTACAGCCGCGCCGAGTTCGTCACCCCGCGCCAGCGCAACCTGCTCTCGTTCGTGCTGGTGCGTGCCGCCCCGGGCAGCACGCCCGCGCAGGTCGCGGACCGCATCCAGCGCACGACCGGCCTGCGCGCCCGTACCTCGGCACAGTTCGCCGACGACACCTACTGGTACTACGTCCGCACGACGGGGGTCGTGGCGCGCATCGCGCTCATGATCGGCATCGCCGTTGTCGTGGGCATCTCGGTGAGTTCGCTCCTGCTCTACCTCTTCACCGTCGACAACGCCCGGTACTACGTGACGTTCAAGGCGCTGGGCGCGGGCACCGCGACGATCCTGCGGATGGTCGCGGCGCAGGCGCTCGTCTCGGGGTTCATCGGCTTCGGGCTGGGCGTGGGCGCCTCGTCGCTGCTGGGGTCGTCCGTCTCGGTCGAGGCGATGCCCTACGCGCTCACCCACTTCACCATGCTCTTCGCCGGGAGCATCGTCCTGCTCGTCTGCGTCGTGTCGGCGTTGCTCAGCGCCATGAAGGTGCTGCAGTTGGACATCGGCACCGTGTTCAAGTCCTAA
- the aroC gene encoding chorismate synthase, with translation MLDYQTAGESHGPGLVVIVSGLPAGLSVDLEFINAELQRRQGGYGRGGRQGLEDDHVQVLSGVRQGAAIGSPVAFLIPNKDSRLDDAKKTPPVHRPRPGHADLAGSIKWLTTDCRDTLERASARETAARVAAGALARCLLREFAIETFGFVRSIRDAATDVGVTEHTWRGLVGPRDASETYCPDQGVTARHKEIIRAAKLDKDTVGGQVEAHVFGCPPGLGSCMDWRDKLDARLAYAVMGVQAIKAVEIGLGTRAGAVPGSAVHDPIRFDPAIRDTHPSLGFTRDTNNAGGTEGGMTNGQPVVVRATMKPISTLLRGLPSVDLNTKEAQASQYERSDICAVSAASVVVENVVAFEIARAFRAKFAGDSMVEVRAQVAAFLKHARNLPLDPPMMTIA, from the coding sequence ATGCTCGACTACCAGACCGCCGGCGAGTCTCACGGCCCCGGGCTCGTCGTCATCGTCTCGGGCCTGCCCGCCGGGCTGAGCGTGGACCTCGAGTTCATCAACGCCGAACTCCAGCGCCGCCAGGGCGGGTACGGGCGCGGCGGGCGCCAGGGCCTCGAAGACGACCACGTCCAGGTGCTCTCGGGCGTGCGCCAGGGCGCCGCCATCGGCTCGCCCGTCGCGTTCCTGATCCCCAACAAGGACTCGCGCCTCGACGACGCGAAGAAGACCCCGCCCGTGCATCGCCCGCGCCCCGGGCACGCCGACCTCGCGGGCAGCATCAAGTGGCTCACCACCGACTGCCGCGACACGCTCGAGCGCGCCAGCGCCCGCGAGACCGCGGCCCGCGTCGCGGCCGGAGCGCTCGCCCGCTGCCTGCTCCGCGAGTTCGCCATCGAGACCTTCGGCTTCGTGCGGTCGATCCGCGACGCCGCGACGGACGTCGGCGTCACCGAGCACACGTGGCGAGGCCTGGTCGGCCCGCGCGACGCGAGCGAGACCTACTGCCCCGACCAGGGCGTGACCGCGCGCCACAAGGAGATCATCCGGGCGGCGAAGCTCGACAAGGACACCGTCGGCGGGCAGGTCGAGGCGCACGTCTTCGGCTGCCCGCCCGGGCTGGGCAGTTGCATGGACTGGCGCGACAAGCTCGACGCGCGCCTGGCCTACGCCGTCATGGGCGTGCAAGCGATCAAGGCCGTCGAGATCGGCCTGGGCACGCGCGCGGGAGCAGTCCCCGGCAGCGCGGTGCACGACCCCATCCGCTTCGACCCCGCCATCCGCGATACGCACCCGTCCCTGGGCTTCACGCGCGACACCAACAACGCCGGCGGCACCGAAGGAGGCATGACCAACGGCCAGCCCGTGGTCGTCCGCGCCACCATGAAGCCGATCTCGACGCTGCTGCGCGGGCTGCCGAGCGTGGACCTCAACACGAAGGAGGCGCAGGCGAGCCAGTACGAGCGGAGCGACATCTGCGCCGTGTCGGCCGCGAGCGTCGTCGTCGAAAACGTCGTCGCGTTCGAGATCGCCCGCGCGTTCCGCGCCAAGTTCGCCGGCGACTCGATGGTGGAGGTGCGGGCCCAGGTCGCGGCGTTCCTCAAGCACGCGCGCAACCTGCCCCTCGACCCGCCGATGATGACCATCGCGTAG
- a CDS encoding type II toxin-antitoxin system ParD family antitoxin encodes MAKQHTLNVSLTPQLARKVAARVKGGAYASASEVVREALRALDEREAIRRAELRRLRSLLDQGEASATRDGWLGLDEVRRRVSRRGRTGRSAA; translated from the coding sequence ATGGCCAAGCAGCACACGCTCAACGTGTCCCTCACGCCCCAACTGGCGAGAAAGGTCGCCGCCCGCGTGAAGGGGGGGGCGTACGCGTCCGCGAGCGAGGTCGTGCGCGAGGCGCTCCGGGCGCTCGATGAGCGAGAGGCGATCCGCAGGGCGGAACTGCGACGCCTGCGGTCGCTGCTCGACCAGGGCGAGGCTTCTGCCACACGCGACGGCTGGCTCGGGCTCGACGAGGTGAGGCGGCGCGTGTCCCGGCGGGGGCGCACGGGCCGAAGCGCCGCGTGA
- a CDS encoding type II toxin-antitoxin system RelE/ParE family toxin has protein sequence MTGVTVSPEAARDIEAIVATVTEESGPRRADLLAERLIRAIARLADAPKSGRQRDDIRRGLRCIVIRPYVVLYRIDARCVRIIRVVHGARDFRTLFGE, from the coding sequence GTGACCGGCGTCACCGTCTCGCCCGAGGCGGCGCGCGACATCGAGGCCATCGTTGCGACCGTAACCGAAGAAAGCGGGCCGCGCCGCGCGGACCTGCTGGCCGAACGTCTGATCCGCGCCATCGCCCGGCTCGCCGACGCGCCAAAGTCCGGACGTCAGCGCGACGATATCCGGCGCGGCCTGCGATGCATCGTGATTCGTCCGTACGTCGTGCTCTACCGGATCGACGCCCGGTGCGTGCGGATCATCCGCGTCGTCCACGGCGCTCGCGACTTCCGCACGCTCTTCGGCGAGTAA
- a CDS encoding amino acid permease has translation MPPERTDPSPATPAGAPRDLPRLVGVWGAAAVMVGIMIGSGIFRTPTAIANELGQPWLILALWGAGGVLSLLGALTFSELACMYPQSGGVYVFLREGYGRAAAFVFGWTYMLVSKPLAAAGIVVVFAEHVFTLAGIEYDTAAGPDWRGKALVIGVLAMLTWINVRGVSLSAGVAKVLTGVKFGALALIVLLALALRKGDGANFETTPSSVSIFAALAPVLAAIMWTYDGWSDIGAIAGEVKHPQRNLPRAYILGTAAVTVLYVVVNAVYIWLIPLGEMRGMATVAPAVMQALVGPVGATLVTGLIVISTLGSSHGSVMTGGRVSFAQARDGLLFSPLARVHPRFQTPAVSLWVQLALSIAAVLLVGTFEKLAGGFVFTIWIFYGLAGGALFILRVRRPDEARPFRCPGYPVVPALFVLAAGAMTVMAVIDDPLTTGVWIGVLVAGFPAYALWRRVAKRSNG, from the coding sequence ATGCCCCCCGAGCGGACCGACCCGTCCCCCGCCACGCCCGCCGGCGCGCCGCGCGATCTTCCGCGCCTTGTGGGCGTGTGGGGCGCGGCCGCGGTCATGGTCGGGATCATGATCGGCAGCGGGATCTTCCGCACGCCCACGGCGATCGCGAACGAACTGGGCCAGCCGTGGCTCATCCTCGCGCTCTGGGGCGCGGGGGGCGTGCTGTCGCTGCTCGGGGCGCTCACGTTCTCGGAGCTCGCGTGCATGTACCCGCAGTCGGGCGGGGTGTACGTCTTTCTGCGCGAGGGCTACGGGCGTGCGGCGGCGTTCGTGTTCGGCTGGACGTACATGCTGGTGAGCAAGCCCCTGGCGGCGGCGGGCATCGTCGTGGTCTTCGCCGAGCACGTGTTCACGCTCGCGGGCATCGAGTACGACACGGCGGCCGGGCCCGACTGGCGGGGCAAGGCGCTCGTCATCGGCGTGCTGGCGATGCTGACGTGGATCAACGTGCGGGGCGTCTCGCTCTCGGCGGGCGTCGCGAAGGTGCTGACGGGCGTGAAGTTCGGGGCGCTCGCGCTCATCGTGCTGCTGGCGCTCGCCCTGCGCAAGGGCGACGGCGCGAACTTCGAAACCACGCCGTCCTCCGTGTCGATCTTCGCGGCCCTGGCGCCCGTGCTCGCGGCGATCATGTGGACGTACGACGGCTGGAGCGACATCGGGGCGATCGCGGGCGAGGTGAAGCACCCGCAGCGGAACCTGCCGCGCGCGTACATCCTGGGGACCGCGGCCGTGACGGTGCTGTACGTCGTGGTGAACGCGGTGTATATCTGGCTGATCCCGCTGGGCGAGATGCGGGGGATGGCGACCGTCGCGCCGGCGGTGATGCAGGCGCTGGTGGGCCCGGTGGGCGCGACGCTCGTGACGGGGCTCATCGTGATCTCGACGCTGGGCTCGTCGCACGGGTCGGTGATGACCGGGGGGCGGGTGTCGTTCGCGCAGGCGCGCGACGGGCTGCTCTTCTCGCCGCTGGCGCGGGTGCACCCGCGCTTCCAGACGCCCGCGGTCTCGCTGTGGGTGCAGCTCGCGCTCTCGATCGCCGCGGTGCTGCTGGTGGGCACGTTCGAGAAGCTCGCGGGCGGGTTCGTGTTCACGATCTGGATCTTCTACGGCCTTGCGGGCGGGGCGCTGTTCATCCTCCGCGTGCGCCGCCCGGATGAGGCCAGGCCGTTTCGCTGCCCGGGGTACCCGGTCGTGCCGGCGCTGTTCGTGCTGGCGGCGGGGGCGATGACCGTGATGGCCGTGATCGACGACCCGCTCACCACGGGGGTGTGGATCGGCGTGCTGGTGGCGGGGTTCCCGGCGTACGCGTTGTGGCGGCGGGTGGCGAAGCGCTCGAACGGGTGA
- a CDS encoding GNAT family protein produces MRPTVLNGRTLRLEPLSMLHAPGLAAIIDADTFAHFPPPFRPEGDALHAAEMYIRARAAEGLAFAMVLQGGTDGSSGGRVVGASCYLDVRPQHRGLEIGATFIARDQRGTRVNPEAKLLMLGHAFDTLGCVRVQLKCDARNLASAAAIAKLGAVREGVLRRHMVMHDGFMRDTVMFSITDAEWPGVRQRLLARLGYPDAP; encoded by the coding sequence GTGCGTCCCACAGTGCTCAATGGTCGGACGCTGCGCCTCGAGCCGCTGTCGATGCTGCACGCCCCCGGGCTCGCGGCGATCATCGACGCCGACACGTTCGCGCACTTCCCGCCGCCTTTTCGGCCGGAGGGCGATGCGCTTCACGCGGCCGAGATGTACATCCGCGCCCGCGCGGCCGAGGGCCTCGCGTTCGCCATGGTGCTGCAAGGCGGGACGGACGGCAGTTCCGGCGGGCGCGTCGTCGGCGCCTCGTGCTATCTCGACGTGCGTCCCCAGCACCGGGGGCTGGAGATCGGCGCCACCTTCATCGCCCGGGATCAGCGGGGCACGCGCGTGAACCCCGAGGCGAAACTCCTCATGCTCGGGCACGCGTTCGACACCCTGGGCTGCGTGCGCGTGCAACTGAAGTGCGACGCGCGGAACCTCGCGAGCGCCGCGGCGATCGCGAAGCTCGGGGCCGTGCGCGAGGGCGTGCTCCGCCGCCACATGGTGATGCACGACGGGTTCATGCGCGACACGGTGATGTTCAGCATCACCGACGCGGAGTGGCCGGGCGTGCGCCAACGCCTGCTGGCCCGCCTGGGGTATCCTGACGCCCCGTGA
- a CDS encoding biliverdin-producing heme oxygenase: protein MTTTSAGLADRLKLETREMHTAAERHPLHAALFKGERPLAEFARLHAQTALVQRAVEARVGSSPLLRPMRRDYHTRAEAMLRDAAAFGVGPHPADATRRMIDEIDRADEATLLGLWYVLEGATNGGRFIAVALTRAHGAFTMPSLHPHGEQQGERWGAFRAGLESLALTAPQQDAVVAGAARMFRHMVELMDELAGAPAASA from the coding sequence ATGACCACCACCAGCGCCGGCCTCGCCGACCGCCTGAAGCTCGAGACGCGCGAGATGCACACCGCCGCGGAGCGCCACCCGCTGCACGCGGCCCTCTTCAAGGGCGAGCGACCGCTGGCGGAGTTCGCGCGGCTGCACGCGCAGACGGCGCTGGTGCAGCGCGCCGTGGAGGCGCGCGTGGGCTCATCGCCCCTGCTGCGCCCGATGCGGCGCGACTACCACACGCGGGCCGAGGCGATGCTGCGCGACGCCGCGGCGTTCGGCGTTGGGCCACACCCTGCCGACGCCACGCGGCGCATGATCGACGAGATCGACCGCGCGGACGAGGCGACGCTGCTGGGGCTGTGGTACGTGCTGGAGGGCGCGACCAACGGCGGGCGGTTCATCGCCGTCGCGCTGACGCGGGCGCACGGCGCGTTTACGATGCCCTCGCTGCACCCGCACGGCGAGCAGCAGGGCGAGCGGTGGGGCGCGTTCCGCGCGGGGCTCGAGTCGCTGGCGCTGACGGCGCCGCAGCAGGACGCCGTCGTCGCGGGCGCGGCCCGCATGTTCCGGCACATGGTCGAGCTCATGGACGAACTCGCCGGCGCGCCCGCGGCGTCGGCCTGA
- a CDS encoding GspE/PulE family protein, which produces MSTAENGKKGGLLALRRPGVTRASSPGPTAGELSRLAELFAPMPLTAEQVRRFAAVDGSDEEPWDVLLQVLALDEHQGLELLSKRTGMRFVAEPRLGESASRFYETVPVDVARARLCAGLESDGQVMTVATAQPMQPAAFAMLEDMLGMPVRFVLSPRAGVANLINRGYEQRQDLVTEIIEEMPLDERAIAAAAANAGQSTDLLQLAKQTPVIRLVNMILFEALRRRASDVHVHPQETRLVIRFRIDGMLVDAFSPPLSLAPAISSRLKVMTELDIANRHSPQDGHTSVRVGSRKVDIRFSAIPTVYGERLVLRLLDQTATQLSLDEIGMTRDMQTQLLDLIERPNGIILVTGPTGSGKTTTLYAALSRIDRASRNVMTIEDPVEYHLEGISQMQVNVKRGVTFAVGLRSLLRQDPDVILVGEIRDAETAQLAIQASLTGHLVLATLHTNDAPSAIPRLVDIGIEPYLITSSLLATLAQRLLRRSCRACGGAGQVADDLGRPTGRCEACYGTGYKGRLAVYEIMAMTDELRRLTATRADAVTLYDTALRSGFRPMREDALAKVRLGFTDEAEVYRVLH; this is translated from the coding sequence GTGTCGACGGCGGAGAACGGGAAGAAGGGCGGGTTGCTGGCGCTGCGTCGCCCGGGCGTGACGCGCGCATCGTCGCCTGGGCCGACGGCGGGCGAGCTCTCGCGACTGGCGGAGTTGTTCGCGCCGATGCCGCTGACGGCGGAGCAGGTGCGTCGGTTCGCGGCGGTGGACGGGTCGGACGAGGAGCCGTGGGACGTGCTGCTGCAGGTGCTGGCGCTCGACGAGCACCAGGGGCTGGAACTGCTGTCGAAGCGGACGGGGATGCGGTTTGTCGCCGAGCCGCGGTTGGGCGAGTCGGCGTCGCGGTTCTACGAGACGGTGCCGGTGGACGTGGCGCGGGCGCGTCTGTGCGCGGGGCTGGAGAGCGACGGGCAGGTGATGACGGTGGCGACCGCGCAGCCGATGCAGCCGGCGGCGTTCGCGATGCTCGAGGACATGCTCGGCATGCCGGTGCGCTTCGTGCTCTCGCCCCGGGCGGGTGTGGCGAACCTGATCAACCGCGGGTACGAGCAGCGCCAGGACCTGGTGACCGAGATCATCGAGGAGATGCCGCTCGACGAGCGGGCGATCGCGGCGGCGGCGGCGAACGCGGGGCAATCGACCGACCTGCTGCAGCTGGCGAAGCAGACGCCGGTGATCCGGCTGGTGAACATGATCCTGTTCGAGGCGCTGCGCCGGCGGGCGAGCGACGTGCACGTGCACCCGCAGGAGACGAGGCTCGTCATCCGCTTCCGCATTGATGGAATGCTGGTGGACGCGTTCAGCCCGCCCCTGAGCCTGGCGCCGGCGATCAGCTCGCGCCTGAAGGTGATGACGGAGCTGGACATCGCGAACCGGCACAGCCCGCAGGACGGGCACACGAGCGTGCGCGTGGGAAGCCGCAAGGTCGACATCCGGTTCTCGGCGATCCCCACGGTGTACGGCGAGCGGCTGGTGCTGCGCCTGCTGGATCAGACGGCGACGCAGTTGTCGCTGGACGAGATCGGCATGACGCGCGACATGCAGACGCAGCTGCTTGACCTGATCGAGCGCCCGAACGGGATCATCCTGGTGACGGGGCCGACGGGCAGCGGCAAGACGACGACGCTGTACGCGGCGTTGTCGCGCATCGACCGCGCGAGCCGCAACGTGATGACCATCGAGGACCCGGTGGAGTACCACCTCGAGGGCATCAGCCAGATGCAGGTGAACGTGAAGCGCGGGGTGACGTTCGCGGTGGGGCTGCGGAGCCTGCTGCGCCAGGACCCGGACGTGATCCTGGTGGGCGAGATCCGCGATGCGGAGACGGCGCAGCTCGCGATCCAGGCGTCGCTCACGGGGCACCTGGTGCTCGCGACGCTGCACACGAACGACGCGCCCAGCGCCATCCCGCGCCTGGTCGACATCGGCATCGAGCCGTACCTCATCACCAGTTCGCTGCTCGCGACGCTGGCGCAGCGCCTGCTGCGGCGCTCGTGCCGCGCCTGCGGCGGGGCGGGGCAGGTCGCCGACGACCTCGGGCGGCCCACCGGGCGCTGCGAGGCGTGCTACGGCACGGGGTACAAGGGGCGCCTGGCCGTGTACGAGATCATGGCGATGACCGACGAACTGCGCCGATTGACGGCGACGCGCGCGGACGCGGTGACGCTGTACGACACGGCGCTGCGCTCGGGCTTCCGCCCGATGCGCGAGGACGCGCTGGCGAAGGTGCGCCTGGGGTTCACCGACGAGGCCGAGGTCTACCGCGTGCTGCACTAG
- a CDS encoding secretin N-terminal domain-containing protein: MDTARTWRLAAVVGAALGIGMAASGQPGALPRAVPVPGDQPDVPEPEVEAPAPKAPDMRSEDPDAVTLSAFAEPVAMNTLVELVTSTLNINVTVIGDVPGTVRFNAPVPVKKSELLGLLATLLEQQGWAITKDRFGLYTVHANAAVVPNATGDLPTTRVFRTPNIRPSSLKQHIEGLIGIPMPNSQGGGQRQYAYVDDLGVIVATDTPRRLESLNEVLNLMLAEDRRMAYTRVALEHITASVARERSLQLIGQAQQAAGSTRVGVPGGEGGQGQPTPRNLSTLYSLADRLTVDQQGNALIFRGTPDEVAQVRQVIAVIDVPNELVPRAYEAGRSAAQVADIARGRGLGEVITITPTNRDGFNGLDIGRQQQQLGLNRQGQNTPSVGGPLMVVDEQRGQIVYYGTESQQVQLAALLEQLDTQAESVVTRVYKLRNADAEEVAEIINGIISNTTPVGESSLLPGDSGSRPGFRAPRPTPSRQAQTPQPAGGGGEDGIALDATNAFVYPDIKNNQLLVKAQAGQQSEFAKLIEKLDLRRPQVFVEAKIIAVNADDRLRTAFETQLINANATGGVFTQSFGLANYGSGSTITTPPTVNALTGFTAAIIRNDMVPIVMTALANETDSRIISNPQLLVDDNEEATVVSLDQQPTSTLSRGSTGQTDVVTAGDYAEAGTTLTVTPQISDGGYMRLKYNIQLSSFTGEGSVVGGTTLPPPRQENTLSSESITVPSDSTVVVGGLVVESKTKSVAKIPLLGDIPLLGLLFQDRSTGDRKTVLYVFLTPRVLRDPTFQDLKLLTKGPRGAVNLADETPKLRPSKMEIVMPRGGWGAVPEPAPSQPAPRGPEEPEAPALPGAAQAAPGRVTDEHGVDEPNPD; this comes from the coding sequence GTGGACACGGCGCGAACGTGGCGGCTGGCGGCGGTGGTGGGCGCGGCGCTGGGCATCGGGATGGCGGCGTCGGGGCAGCCGGGCGCGTTGCCGCGCGCGGTGCCGGTCCCGGGCGATCAGCCGGACGTTCCCGAACCTGAGGTCGAGGCGCCGGCGCCCAAGGCGCCCGACATGCGTTCGGAAGATCCCGACGCGGTGACGCTGTCGGCGTTCGCCGAGCCGGTGGCGATGAACACGCTGGTCGAACTGGTGACGAGCACGCTGAACATCAACGTGACGGTCATCGGCGACGTTCCCGGGACGGTGCGGTTCAACGCGCCGGTGCCGGTGAAGAAGAGCGAACTGCTGGGCCTGCTGGCGACGCTGCTGGAGCAGCAGGGCTGGGCGATCACGAAGGACCGGTTCGGGCTGTACACGGTGCACGCGAACGCGGCGGTGGTTCCGAACGCGACGGGCGACCTGCCGACGACGCGCGTGTTCCGCACGCCGAACATCCGCCCGAGCTCGCTCAAGCAGCACATCGAGGGGTTGATCGGGATCCCGATGCCGAACTCGCAGGGGGGTGGCCAGCGGCAGTACGCGTACGTGGATGACCTGGGCGTGATCGTCGCGACGGACACGCCCCGCCGGCTGGAATCGCTGAACGAGGTGCTGAACCTGATGCTGGCCGAGGACCGGCGGATGGCGTACACGCGCGTGGCGCTGGAGCACATCACGGCGTCGGTGGCGCGGGAGCGATCGCTGCAGTTGATCGGCCAGGCGCAGCAGGCGGCGGGGTCGACGCGGGTGGGCGTGCCGGGGGGCGAGGGCGGGCAGGGGCAACCGACGCCCCGGAACCTGAGCACGCTGTACAGCCTGGCGGACCGGCTGACGGTGGACCAGCAGGGGAACGCGCTGATCTTCCGCGGGACGCCGGACGAGGTGGCGCAGGTGCGCCAGGTGATCGCGGTGATCGACGTGCCGAATGAGCTTGTGCCGCGGGCGTACGAGGCGGGTCGCTCGGCGGCGCAGGTGGCGGACATCGCGCGGGGCCGCGGGCTGGGCGAGGTGATCACGATCACGCCGACGAACCGGGACGGGTTCAACGGGCTGGACATCGGGCGCCAGCAGCAGCAACTGGGCCTGAACCGGCAGGGGCAGAACACCCCGAGCGTGGGCGGCCCGCTGATGGTGGTGGACGAGCAGCGCGGGCAGATCGTGTACTACGGGACCGAGTCGCAGCAGGTGCAACTGGCGGCGCTGCTGGAGCAGCTCGACACGCAGGCCGAGTCGGTGGTGACGCGGGTGTACAAGCTGCGCAACGCGGACGCGGAGGAAGTCGCGGAGATCATCAACGGGATCATCTCGAACACGACGCCCGTGGGCGAGAGCTCGCTGCTGCCGGGCGACAGCGGTTCGAGGCCGGGGTTCCGCGCGCCCCGCCCGACGCCCTCGCGCCAGGCGCAGACGCCCCAGCCCGCGGGCGGGGGCGGCGAGGACGGGATCGCGCTCGACGCGACGAACGCGTTCGTGTATCCCGACATCAAGAACAACCAGTTGCTGGTGAAGGCGCAGGCCGGCCAGCAGTCGGAGTTCGCGAAACTGATCGAGAAGCTCGACCTGCGCCGCCCGCAGGTGTTCGTCGAGGCGAAGATCATCGCGGTGAACGCCGACGACCGCCTGCGGACGGCGTTCGAGACCCAGCTCATCAACGCCAACGCCACCGGCGGGGTGTTCACGCAGAGCTTCGGGCTGGCGAACTACGGCTCGGGGAGCACGATCACCACGCCCCCGACGGTGAACGCGCTCACGGGGTTTACGGCGGCGATCATCCGCAACGACATGGTGCCGATCGTGATGACGGCGCTCGCGAACGAGACGGACTCGCGCATCATCTCGAACCCGCAGTTGCTGGTCGACGACAACGAGGAAGCGACGGTGGTGAGCCTGGACCAGCAGCCGACGAGCACGCTGAGCCGCGGGTCGACGGGGCAGACGGACGTGGTGACGGCGGGCGACTACGCCGAGGCGGGCACGACGCTGACGGTGACGCCCCAGATCAGCGACGGCGGGTACATGCGGCTGAAGTACAACATCCAGTTGTCGAGCTTCACGGGCGAGGGCTCGGTGGTGGGCGGGACGACGCTGCCCCCGCCGCGCCAGGAGAACACGCTGAGCAGCGAGAGCATCACCGTGCCGTCGGACTCGACGGTGGTGGTGGGCGGGCTGGTGGTGGAGAGCAAGACCAAGTCGGTGGCGAAGATCCCGCTGCTGGGAGACATTCCGCTGCTGGGGCTGCTGTTCCAGGATCGGAGCACGGGCGACCGCAAGACGGTGCTGTACGTGTTCCTGACGCCGCGGGTGCTGCGCGACCCGACGTTCCAGGACCTGAAACTGCTGACGAAGGGCCCGCGCGGGGCGGTGAACCTGGCGGACGAGACGCCGAAGCTGCGGCCTTCGAAGATGGAGATCGTGATGCCGCGGGGCGGGTGGGGCGCGGTGCCGGAGCCGGCGCCGTCGCAGCCTGCGCCGCGTGGGCCGGAAGAACCGGAAGCGCCGGCGTTGCCGGGGGCGGCACAGGCCGCGCCGGGGCGAGTGACAGACGAGCACGGCGTGGACGAGCCGAACCCGGACTGA